The genomic stretch TTTAATAAGAAAAGGAAAAACAGTAATATTGATCATTGGTCAAAAAGCATAAAGAGTATGCAATTGGTATTTATACACACTCAAATTTATCAGACTACCAGAAGGGCCTTTGATATCCCTCCAAACAAAATGCATAGAATCTGTCACAATCCATTAAGCCTATAGATGTACAGAAAACATAAAAAACAAATCAATCTTCAACCAAGGATTTGAAGATCCTGAACCTCTAAGAAGCCCTTCTCTAAGGTATAGTTCAATATACAAGAACAAAAGGAGCAATCTATTTACTCAACCTAATCCAAATTTTCATCATAACTTATGCTTCTCTTCTCCACAAATTTACTCAAATCAAGGAAGTTAATGtttctcttttcttctcctcCGCTATTTTAATCAAATCAAGGAAACAGTGTAACTGAGATACCAGCAAGTTTGCTAGTACTCAACCTTGACTTTGATTTCTTCAACATCAATGGTGCATTTGGAGCTTCAATTTCATCACACCCATTTTCATTATGAAATGGTGAACGAACCGCAGCAACAGTGTTTTTCTTTGGAGTACTGAACTCAAAATGCATCTGCTTAGCAATCTCACTCTGCAAAATCAAAACCCccaaaaaaattacaaaaatagCACAATCAATAGAATAACACAAATTGAATCAACATTGAAAATGATTATATCATGAAAATTAACACTTACCGCTTCTCTAATTGTTGTAGAAACATCAAAAACTTGATCCAAATCATCATGATCCACACCACACAAAACCCTAATCTGCAGTTAATccaaacaaaaaaaatcaaattaaatatacctaaataaataaataaatttcaCCATTTCTTAATAGATAATCGAAATTGAAAAGGTAAAAATGAAATTGCAATACTTACCAGAACATCTTGAGGGAGGGATTCAAGACGAGACTTCTCAGAAACAGAATTGAATTTTCCACTACACATTCTCTTCAATGGAGACCTTACTGGAATTGATTCATCCTCTTCACCAGAAGATGGTGAAGAAGAACCTTCATGGATATTGGAAACCACAACCCTCTTCCTTCCAAGTGCAAGACAATAACTATAACTATCAAACCCTAAACCCATATCTGCAACAACGGTTATTAAACGGCTCAAAAACTTCACAGTTTAACCAATCTgtttatttatctatttatgtGAAATAGAGAAAAAACCAAAGAGTTTAGAATGGAGGTTACTATTTGTATATACGTTTGATTGAATGAGTAAAATAAGAGGTTTTGAATGAAAGTCTGTGTTTGAGGCTCAAAAGGGAAACTCAAACCCTTTATATAGAATGAAAACCCACACTATTAAGTTTTGAaatttttgattaaaatttttaatttttaactCCCTCCAATTTTATACcaattaaaattataaaaaatacAAACATTCACCTGTATATCCGCTTTCTCAAATACTGATTTGtataaaatataaattttattatatttaagttatttttaatttatttttaatttataaaatatttaaaaataataatatgaaaa from Lathyrus oleraceus cultivar Zhongwan6 chromosome 7, CAAS_Psat_ZW6_1.0, whole genome shotgun sequence encodes the following:
- the LOC127100499 gene encoding F-box protein At1g61340, which codes for MGLGFDSYSYCLALGRKRVVVSNIHEGSSSPSSGEEDESIPVRSPLKRMCSGKFNSVSEKSRLESLPQDVLIRVLCGVDHDDLDQVFDVSTTIREASEIAKQMHFEFSTPKKNTVAAVRSPFHNENGCDEIEAPNAPLMLKKSKSRLSTSKLAGISVTLFP